A region of Allocoleopsis franciscana PCC 7113 DNA encodes the following proteins:
- a CDS encoding DUF7219 family protein, whose amino-acid sequence MADKFDFLYPRSRYYGQVKPENLVFNANLQEFTQRVNYICNLETGGKLSPEEAYSQIKELWKQLKRTKKQLSIGQHPFQGDAGENEEG is encoded by the coding sequence ATGGCTGATAAATTTGATTTTTTATACCCTCGCAGTCGCTATTACGGTCAGGTCAAACCCGAAAATCTGGTTTTTAATGCCAACCTACAGGAGTTTACGCAACGGGTAAATTATATCTGTAATCTAGAAACCGGTGGTAAACTTTCGCCAGAAGAGGCTTACTCCCAAATTAAAGAACTTTGGAAACAGTTAAAGCGCACTAAAAAGCAACTCTCGATTGGTCAGCACCCATTCCAAGGTGATGCAGGGGAAAACGAGGAAGGATGA
- a CDS encoding GAF domain-containing protein, with the protein MTLSNVGSILASLTQLTQLNRTSALTHRVKDLSVPEFICLLDFITAEFQQFLRAIEMINNEALETMLEQVMDAFTLKIGQILQADRTTIFLVDADKGQLWAKIPQAETSKPLEIRIPLNVGLAGHVATTGDCLNIPDAYNHPLFNKEVDERPGYHTHTLLCMPILSSSKQVVAVVQLLNKAGGMPFDADDEQRFRDFAASIGIILETCQSFYMAARNQRGAAALLKATASLGQSLDLEATLRLVMDQARDLMQADRSTLFMLSKETGELWSKVATADGSDFVEIRIPANRGIAGYVASTGQTLNIPDAYKDPRFDPTTDKRTGYVTRNILCMPVYNSKNELIGVTQLINKQQGSFSSSDEEFMRAFNIQAGIALENAKLFENVLIEKQYQKDILQSLSDAVISTDMQGRIVTINDAALALLGCPHTSKDSKIQKLWEYKLMGRYVWDVVPIDNLKERLQGSLTTGTKHYVPEQNLTLGLYKSPGRSSLNGHGTLGNSAVLNWEKGMGSRAEFTTPYGSPEGDVYILALPKSDDPNVFIPWNETPWDSNASTYLSNEQVREIERSINLTVNPLTNLEGTVRGGLVVLEDMTREKRMKTTMYRYMTPRVAEQVMARGEDSLMVGERKDVTILFSDIRGYTTLTENLGAAEVVSLLNQYFETMVEAVFNHEGTLDKFIGDALMAVFGAPLPLQENHAWMAVKSALDMRWRLAAFNQSRMLTNQPLIRIGIGISSGEVVAGNIGSQKRMDYTVIGDGVNLSARLESATKEYGCDIILSEYTYALCHERIWVRELDRIRVKGKNQAVSIYELIGESDVPLNDSTKRFLDFYAAGRQAYLNRDFEKALTYFEQAYPLKPLTDQAVSIHLDRAAYYRNNPPPEWWDGVHTLTTK; encoded by the coding sequence ATGACACTCTCTAACGTTGGTAGCATTCTGGCTAGCTTGACCCAGTTAACCCAACTCAACCGGACAAGTGCCCTGACTCACCGCGTCAAAGACTTATCCGTTCCGGAATTCATCTGCTTGTTGGACTTTATCACCGCTGAATTTCAGCAATTTCTCCGGGCGATCGAAATGATCAACAACGAAGCCCTGGAAACCATGTTAGAGCAGGTGATGGATGCCTTCACCCTAAAAATTGGTCAAATCCTACAAGCGGATCGCACAACTATTTTCCTGGTTGACGCTGACAAAGGTCAACTCTGGGCAAAAATTCCCCAAGCCGAAACCAGCAAACCCCTAGAAATCCGAATTCCTCTGAATGTGGGTCTAGCGGGTCATGTGGCAACAACAGGAGATTGTCTTAATATACCCGATGCCTACAATCATCCCTTATTTAATAAAGAAGTAGACGAACGCCCCGGCTATCATACCCACACCCTCTTGTGTATGCCCATTCTCAGCAGCAGCAAACAAGTGGTTGCGGTGGTGCAGTTGTTAAACAAAGCAGGGGGTATGCCCTTTGATGCCGACGACGAACAGCGATTCCGGGACTTTGCCGCCTCGATAGGCATAATTCTGGAAACCTGTCAATCCTTTTACATGGCGGCTCGCAACCAACGGGGTGCGGCGGCACTGCTCAAAGCCACAGCTTCTTTGGGTCAAAGCCTCGATTTAGAAGCTACCCTCCGTCTGGTGATGGATCAGGCTCGTGATTTAATGCAGGCAGACCGCAGTACCTTGTTTATGCTGAGCAAGGAGACGGGCGAACTTTGGAGCAAGGTGGCAACAGCAGATGGGTCAGACTTTGTCGAAATTCGCATCCCGGCTAATCGTGGCATTGCAGGTTATGTAGCCTCCACAGGTCAAACCCTGAATATCCCCGATGCCTACAAAGACCCTCGCTTCGATCCCACCACCGACAAACGAACGGGTTATGTGACTCGCAACATTCTCTGTATGCCGGTCTATAACTCTAAGAACGAATTGATTGGGGTAACTCAGCTCATCAATAAGCAGCAAGGCAGCTTTAGCAGTTCGGATGAAGAGTTCATGCGAGCGTTTAATATTCAGGCGGGGATTGCCTTGGAAAACGCCAAGCTGTTTGAAAATGTTCTGATCGAAAAACAATACCAGAAAGACATTCTGCAAAGCCTCTCCGATGCTGTGATCTCCACCGATATGCAGGGGCGGATTGTCACTATTAATGACGCGGCTCTGGCGTTACTAGGTTGTCCCCACACGAGCAAGGACAGTAAAATCCAGAAGTTGTGGGAATATAAACTGATGGGTCGCTACGTTTGGGACGTGGTACCCATCGACAATCTCAAGGAGCGCCTCCAGGGCAGCCTGACAACCGGGACTAAACATTATGTGCCAGAGCAAAATTTGACCCTTGGTTTGTATAAAAGTCCGGGACGCTCAAGCCTCAATGGTCATGGGACGTTGGGGAATAGTGCGGTTTTAAATTGGGAAAAGGGAATGGGGAGTCGAGCAGAGTTTACGACTCCTTACGGAAGTCCTGAAGGCGATGTGTACATCCTGGCACTCCCGAAAAGTGATGACCCCAATGTGTTTATTCCTTGGAATGAAACCCCTTGGGATTCCAACGCCTCAACCTACTTGTCGAATGAGCAAGTCCGGGAAATTGAACGCAGTATTAACCTAACCGTTAACCCCTTGACAAATCTAGAGGGAACGGTGCGGGGGGGACTGGTGGTGTTGGAAGATATGACACGGGAAAAGCGGATGAAAACCACCATGTATCGCTACATGACCCCAAGAGTTGCCGAGCAAGTGATGGCGCGGGGTGAAGATAGCCTGATGGTGGGTGAGCGCAAGGATGTCACAATTCTATTTTCTGACATCCGAGGCTATACAACACTGACAGAGAATCTGGGAGCGGCTGAGGTGGTGTCGCTGCTGAACCAGTATTTTGAAACGATGGTGGAGGCGGTATTTAACCACGAGGGAACCTTAGATAAGTTTATCGGGGATGCTTTGATGGCGGTGTTTGGTGCCCCCCTACCCTTACAAGAAAATCATGCTTGGATGGCGGTGAAGTCAGCCTTGGATATGCGCTGGCGCTTAGCGGCGTTTAACCAGTCACGCATGTTGACCAACCAACCTTTAATCCGGATTGGGATTGGGATTAGTTCGGGAGAGGTGGTTGCTGGTAATATTGGTTCCCAAAAACGGATGGATTATACCGTGATTGGGGATGGAGTGAATCTGAGCGCACGGCTGGAAAGCGCCACCAAAGAGTATGGCTGCGATATTATTTTAAGTGAATATACTTATGCCTTGTGCCACGAGCGCATCTGGGTACGCGAGTTAGATCGAATCCGGGTTAAGGGCAAAAACCAAGCCGTTAGTATTTATGAGTTAATTGGTGAATCCGATGTACCCCTTAACGACAGCACGAAACGGTTTTTAGATTTTTACGCCGCAGGACGCCAAGCTTACCTCAACAGAGACTTTGAAAAAGCTCTCACCTATTTTGAGCAAGCTTACCCCTTAAAGCCACTCACTGACCAAGCCGTCTCAATCCATCTAGACCGAGCAGCCTACTATCGTAACAATCCCCCCCCAGAGTGGTGGGATGGCGTTCACACGCTGACAACAAAATAG
- a CDS encoding glycosyltransferase family 4 protein, translating into MRIALFTETFLPKVDGIVTRLCHTVEHLQRNGDQVLVISPDGGLTEYKGAKIYGVSGFPLPLYPELKLALPRPSIGVALEQFRPDLIHVVNPAVLGLGGLYYAKTLQIPLVASYHTHLPQYLQHYGLGMLEPVMWELIKASHNQAQLNLCTSTAMIEQLRKHGILNLDLWQRGVDTETFHPSLVSQEMRSHLSQGHPESPILLYVGRLSAEKEIERIKPVLEAIPNARLALVGDGPHRSALEKHFAGTPTHFVGYLTGKELGAAFASSDAFVFPSRTETLGLVLLEAMAAGCPVVAARSGGIPDIVTDGVNGYLFDPADEQGAITATQRLLERQEERETLRQNARAEAERWGWAAATRQLQNYYRAVVLSQSMSSAA; encoded by the coding sequence ATGAGAATTGCTCTATTTACCGAGACCTTTTTACCCAAGGTTGATGGCATTGTAACTCGACTTTGTCACACCGTCGAACATCTACAACGTAACGGTGACCAAGTCCTGGTTATCTCCCCAGATGGCGGACTCACAGAATACAAAGGCGCTAAAATTTACGGCGTCTCTGGCTTTCCACTGCCTTTATATCCAGAATTGAAGCTAGCCCTACCACGCCCGTCCATTGGGGTCGCTTTAGAGCAGTTTCGACCGGATTTGATTCATGTGGTCAACCCGGCTGTTTTAGGGTTAGGTGGGCTGTATTATGCCAAAACCCTGCAAATTCCCTTGGTAGCGTCTTACCACACCCATCTCCCTCAGTACCTCCAACATTACGGACTAGGGATGCTTGAACCGGTGATGTGGGAGTTAATTAAAGCCAGCCACAATCAAGCCCAGCTCAATTTGTGTACCTCGACGGCAATGATTGAGCAGTTGAGAAAGCATGGTATCCTCAACTTGGACTTGTGGCAACGAGGCGTTGATACAGAAACCTTTCATCCCAGCTTAGTGTCCCAGGAAATGCGCTCGCACCTCTCTCAAGGACACCCCGAAAGCCCTATCCTCCTCTATGTCGGGCGTCTTTCGGCAGAAAAAGAGATTGAGCGGATCAAGCCCGTTTTAGAAGCCATTCCCAACGCCCGTCTCGCCTTAGTGGGAGATGGCCCCCATCGTAGCGCCCTGGAAAAACACTTTGCAGGCACACCCACCCATTTTGTGGGCTATCTCACCGGAAAAGAACTGGGTGCTGCCTTTGCCTCCTCTGATGCCTTTGTCTTCCCCTCGCGCACAGAAACCCTAGGATTAGTATTACTCGAAGCCATGGCAGCGGGTTGCCCTGTAGTCGCTGCACGTTCTGGGGGTATCCCTGATATTGTCACTGATGGGGTGAATGGATACCTGTTTGACCCGGCTGATGAACAGGGTGCCATCACCGCCACTCAACGTTTGTTAGAACGGCAAGAAGAACGGGAAACCCTGCGGCAAAATGCAAGGGCGGAAGCCGAACGTTGGGGCTGGGCGGCAGCGACACGCCAGTTGCAAAATTATTACAGAGCTGTAGTTTTATCCCAGTCCATGTCATCAGCCGCATGA
- a CDS encoding CHAT domain-containing protein, whose product MRSRPKHLSFIAATLLLSLTFPLQLSGIHLSISTAIAAKSTQDSEIEKDKFSVKTFPRVNRGTFQTASSPSAVEKETSSDELQQRLEELQTTLVIQRKNGDRAGEVDTLNKIAKTLGYIGNAYFKAGKYRQIEELFRQKLESFRKIGDGEGEQLILDVMRRHLKQKWQFQAAFGVARDISLRRRKLSWQEQLSISQLNLFISQEIGDRKAQQHSLHSMGWVYRNLGQYSQALGSYQQSLAIARERKVKDHELFLLIETGLIYNDLAQYERALEVLDQALSILPSVKVSEELVVPISYLEPFALNQIGLIYKKLGQVDRALQFFQQALSKESFERHHIYNNIGLIYFEKGQYTQALEAYQKSQEYGNSGDLSASGFILNSIGLVYAQTGDYTQALEAYRKALALFREFNDRPGERTTLSNIGSLLEKQNQPELAIVFYKEAVNITEAIRQDLQKLTIEEQKVYTETVADNYRSLANLLLSQGRILEAQQVLELLKVQELRNFTKDTRTGGKETLGIITNFTESEILKTHGTLIALGRKIEECKQCAERSKLLDQREAVAKEFEDNVRSLEQEISRRREKDKAFLDPSTLGGNAEAIVSEPGTVLIYPLVLENKLWILWASKGGITKSIEVPQVGLKQLSEKVVQFRQLLQNPNSDIAELKATGKQLYDWLLPPSLQKELKKNQIQNLVFSLDRVTRYIPMNAVFDGEKYLTENYNISTIISANLTQMGERLPPGTQNTSVLAAGLSEAKKGFNPLPNVPAELNAIIRQSPTDTQGIYPGLQLLNQGFNRKALRDNLADHLILHIATHGKFVPNNAYASYLLLGDGEELPIPEIQNMRDLNQIHLVVLSACETALGETGQDGTEITGLSYYFLEKGAKAVMASLWQVNDKSTRLLMEQFYSTLAKGTAQSPITKAQALRQAQLSLIRSDHPKGGTVNNPTSTANTDFRGLGAQPIPGRQSTTSNASGFSHPYYWAPFILIGNGL is encoded by the coding sequence ATGCGATCGCGTCCCAAGCATCTCAGTTTCATTGCTGCCACCCTGCTACTGTCCCTGACTTTTCCCTTACAACTGAGTGGAATTCATCTAAGCATCTCAACGGCTATAGCCGCAAAGTCAACTCAAGACTCTGAGATTGAGAAAGATAAGTTTTCTGTAAAGACTTTTCCAAGGGTGAATAGGGGAACGTTTCAAACTGCTAGTAGTCCTAGTGCTGTCGAGAAAGAAACTTCTTCCGATGAATTACAACAGCGACTCGAAGAACTTCAAACAACTTTAGTTATTCAAAGAAAAAATGGCGATCGCGCTGGTGAGGTAGACACCCTCAACAAGATAGCAAAAACACTTGGATACATTGGTAATGCTTATTTTAAAGCAGGTAAATATCGCCAGATAGAGGAATTATTTCGTCAAAAGCTAGAGAGTTTTAGAAAAATTGGTGATGGTGAAGGCGAACAACTAATTCTTGATGTAATGCGCCGTCACCTAAAACAAAAATGGCAATTTCAGGCAGCCTTTGGCGTAGCTAGGGATATCTCTTTGCGTCGTAGAAAACTATCTTGGCAAGAGCAGTTATCAATAAGCCAGCTAAATTTATTTATCAGTCAAGAAATTGGTGATCGCAAGGCTCAACAGCATAGTCTCCACAGTATGGGATGGGTTTATCGCAATTTGGGTCAGTACTCTCAGGCACTAGGGTCGTATCAACAATCATTAGCGATCGCTAGAGAACGTAAAGTTAAAGATCACGAATTATTTTTACTCATTGAAACTGGATTAATTTATAATGATTTAGCTCAATATGAGCGAGCTTTAGAAGTTCTCGATCAAGCACTATCTATTCTACCCTCCGTAAAAGTAAGCGAGGAATTAGTAGTACCAATTAGTTATCTAGAACCTTTTGCGCTCAATCAAATTGGATTAATTTACAAAAAGTTAGGACAGGTTGATCGGGCACTACAGTTCTTTCAACAAGCCTTATCAAAAGAAAGCTTCGAGAGACATCATATTTATAACAACATTGGATTAATTTATTTTGAAAAAGGTCAATATACTCAAGCTTTAGAAGCCTATCAAAAGTCTCAAGAATACGGAAATTCAGGTGATCTTAGTGCATCAGGATTCATTCTTAATAGCATCGGCTTAGTTTATGCCCAAACGGGAGACTATACTCAAGCTTTGGAAGCTTACCGCAAAGCCCTCGCACTTTTCAGAGAATTCAATGATCGCCCAGGAGAAAGAACCACCCTCAGCAATATCGGTTCCCTACTAGAAAAACAAAATCAGCCAGAACTAGCGATCGTCTTCTACAAAGAAGCTGTCAACATCACCGAAGCCATCCGACAAGACTTGCAAAAATTAACTATTGAGGAACAGAAGGTATATACCGAAACTGTTGCAGATAATTATCGCTCTTTAGCCAACTTATTACTCTCCCAAGGACGAATCCTCGAAGCACAGCAGGTATTAGAACTCCTCAAAGTTCAAGAGTTACGCAACTTCACCAAAGATACTCGCACTGGAGGTAAAGAAACTCTTGGCATTATCACCAACTTCACCGAATCGGAAATCCTGAAAACTCACGGAACTCTAATTGCCTTGGGACGTAAGATTGAAGAATGCAAGCAATGTGCAGAACGTAGTAAACTGTTAGACCAACGTGAGGCTGTCGCCAAAGAATTTGAAGATAACGTGCGATCGCTTGAACAAGAAATTAGCCGTCGTCGTGAAAAAGATAAAGCATTTCTTGACCCCAGCACTCTTGGAGGCAATGCCGAAGCTATTGTTTCCGAACCCGGAACAGTACTAATTTATCCTTTGGTACTCGAAAACAAACTCTGGATTTTATGGGCATCTAAAGGTGGCATTACTAAAAGTATAGAAGTTCCTCAAGTCGGATTAAAGCAACTTAGCGAGAAAGTTGTACAATTTCGCCAACTTCTACAAAACCCCAACTCTGATATTGCTGAACTCAAAGCAACAGGGAAACAACTCTATGACTGGCTGCTTCCCCCATCTCTGCAAAAAGAACTCAAGAAAAACCAAATACAAAATCTCGTCTTTTCCCTCGATCGCGTTACTCGCTACATTCCCATGAATGCTGTGTTTGATGGAGAAAAATATTTAACCGAAAACTACAATATCTCCACTATTATCTCAGCTAATTTGACCCAAATGGGTGAGCGCCTACCTCCCGGAACTCAAAATACCTCAGTTTTAGCAGCAGGACTATCCGAAGCCAAAAAGGGATTCAATCCTCTGCCCAATGTACCTGCCGAACTGAATGCGATCATTCGCCAATCCCCTACAGATACTCAAGGTATTTATCCAGGATTACAGTTACTCAATCAAGGGTTTAATCGTAAAGCCTTACGGGATAATTTAGCCGATCATTTAATTCTACATATCGCCACTCATGGAAAATTTGTGCCCAACAATGCCTACGCTTCCTATCTGTTGCTGGGTGATGGCGAAGAACTCCCCATTCCTGAGATTCAAAATATGCGGGATTTGAACCAAATTCATTTGGTGGTACTCTCTGCCTGTGAAACGGCATTAGGAGAAACTGGACAAGACGGCACCGAGATTACTGGACTTAGCTACTACTTTCTCGAAAAGGGAGCTAAAGCCGTGATGGCTTCTCTGTGGCAAGTGAACGACAAGAGTACGCGTCTGTTGATGGAGCAATTCTACAGCACCTTAGCCAAGGGTACAGCACAATCTCCCATCACCAAAGCTCAGGCACTGCGTCAGGCACAACTGAGCCTAATCCGGAGCGATCACCCCAAGGGAGGTACCGTTAATAATCCTACCTCTACAGCGAATACTGATTTTCGAGGTCTAGGTGCACAACCCATTCCAGGAAGACAATCGACTACTAGCAACGCTTCAGGGTTTTCCCATCCCTACTACTGGGCACCCTTTATTTTGATTGGCAATGGTTTGTAG
- a CDS encoding NAD-dependent epimerase/dehydratase family protein has translation MKVLVIGGDGYCGWATSLYLSNKGYEVGIIDSLVRRHWDLELGADTLTPIAPIQRRLQRWKDLTGKSIDLFVGDITNYEFLIKALHQFQPEAIVHFGEQRSAPFSMIDREHAVLTQVNNVVGTLNLLYAMRQDFPDCHLVKLGTMGEYGTPNIDIEEGYITIEHNGRKDTLPYPKQPGSYYHLSKVHDSHNIHFACRVWGLRATDLNQGVVYGVLTEETGMDELLINRLDYDGVFGTALNRFCIQAAIGYPLTVYGKGGQTRGFLDIRDTVRCVEIAIANPADPGQFRVFNQFTELFSVGDLAAMVQNAGTKMGLDVSVNHIDNPRVELEQHYFYAKNTSLLSLGLEPHYLSDSLLDSLLNFAHKYQHRVDKNQILPKVSWRR, from the coding sequence ATGAAAGTCCTGGTTATTGGCGGGGATGGCTATTGCGGTTGGGCAACCTCACTTTATCTTTCCAACAAAGGCTATGAAGTCGGTATTATCGATAGCTTGGTGCGCCGTCACTGGGATCTGGAATTAGGCGCGGACACTTTGACACCCATCGCACCGATTCAGCGACGCCTGCAACGTTGGAAAGACCTCACCGGTAAGTCGATTGACCTGTTTGTGGGCGATATTACCAATTATGAGTTCCTGATCAAAGCACTCCATCAATTTCAGCCAGAAGCGATCGTCCACTTTGGGGAACAGCGTTCAGCACCCTTCTCGATGATTGACCGCGAACACGCTGTACTCACTCAAGTTAATAATGTCGTAGGCACCCTGAATTTACTGTATGCCATGCGACAAGATTTCCCCGATTGTCATTTGGTGAAGTTGGGGACGATGGGTGAGTATGGTACGCCGAATATTGATATTGAAGAAGGCTATATTACCATCGAACACAACGGGCGCAAGGATACCCTCCCCTATCCCAAACAACCCGGAAGTTACTACCACCTGAGCAAAGTTCACGATAGCCACAATATCCACTTTGCTTGTCGAGTTTGGGGATTACGCGCCACTGACTTGAATCAGGGGGTTGTCTATGGTGTCCTCACCGAAGAAACGGGCATGGACGAACTTTTGATCAACCGCTTAGATTATGATGGCGTCTTTGGCACAGCCCTGAACCGCTTCTGTATCCAGGCCGCCATTGGTTATCCCTTAACCGTGTATGGTAAAGGCGGACAAACTCGCGGCTTCTTGGATATTCGGGATACAGTGCGCTGTGTGGAAATTGCGATCGCAAACCCCGCCGATCCCGGTCAATTCCGCGTGTTCAACCAATTCACTGAACTCTTCAGCGTGGGCGATTTAGCCGCGATGGTACAAAACGCAGGCACAAAAATGGGACTTGATGTCAGCGTTAACCACATCGATAACCCCAGAGTTGAGCTAGAACAACACTACTTCTATGCCAAAAACACCAGTTTGTTGAGTCTAGGTTTAGAACCTCACTATCTCTCTGACTCCCTACTCGATTCCTTACTCAACTTTGCCCATAAATATCAGCATCGTGTGGACAAAAACCAAATCCTACCCAAAGTATCCTGGCGTCGATAG
- a CDS encoding chromophore lyase CpcT/CpeT yields the protein MTHSTDIATLARWMAADFSNQEQAYANPPFFAHIRVCMRPLPLTLLDGVSFFLEQAYDYALNQPYRLRVLKLMEVGDRIEIENYKVKDEKPFYGASRDLARLQTLQAEQLEKLPGCTFQVEWTGNSFKGEVEPGKGCMVLWKGEETYLDSMFEIDENKFISRDRGRHPQTDEHIWGSIAGEFQFARWASFADEVKV from the coding sequence ATGACGCATTCTACCGATATTGCCACCTTAGCCCGTTGGATGGCTGCTGATTTTAGCAATCAAGAGCAAGCGTATGCTAATCCCCCGTTTTTCGCCCATATTCGTGTTTGTATGCGTCCCCTGCCTCTGACGCTGCTGGATGGAGTCAGTTTTTTTCTGGAACAAGCCTACGACTATGCGCTGAATCAGCCTTATCGGTTGCGAGTATTAAAGTTAATGGAGGTAGGCGATCGCATCGAAATTGAAAATTACAAAGTTAAGGACGAAAAACCATTCTACGGTGCCTCTCGTGACCTGGCACGCTTGCAAACCCTACAAGCCGAACAGTTGGAGAAACTCCCCGGATGTACGTTCCAAGTTGAATGGACGGGTAACAGTTTCAAAGGTGAGGTTGAACCGGGTAAGGGTTGTATGGTGTTGTGGAAGGGTGAGGAAACCTATCTCGACAGCATGTTCGAGATTGATGAGAATAAATTTATCAGTCGCGATCGCGGACGCCACCCCCAAACCGATGAACATATTTGGGGTTCGATCGCTGGGGAATTTCAATTTGCCCGTTGGGCGAGTTTTGCGGATGAGGTAAAGGTTTAA
- a CDS encoding mercuric reductase — MSNSAFENVTVAPMDEYNQTLVSHVHPPDWVNPKPASCYDLVVIGAGTAGLVVAAGAAGLGLGLKVALIEKHLMGGDCLNVGCVPSKCMIRSSRVVAEMREAKNYGVHVPEEIQVDFPAVMQRMRRIRASISPHDSAERFQQLGVDVFLGSGRFLSDNTIEVGSETLRFKKAVIATGARAARLSIEGMEEAGYLTNESVFSLTERPSCIALIGGGPLDCELAQAFRRLGSEVVLFHRSSHILNKEDADAAEVVQKVFIREGIRLVLGSEVKRVVKSSEGKTVYFTHQGQEESITVDEILVGVGRAPNVEGLNLDAVGVEYDQKQGVKVNDYLQTTNPRIYAAGDICMNWKFTHAADAAARIVIKNTLFSPFGLGRSKLSSLVMPWVTYTDPEVAHVGLYEWEAREKGIAVEAIAIPLSQVDRAIADGEEEGFVKILHRKGSDQILGATIVARHAGEMISEVTTAIVGKVGLSRLSGVIHPYPTQAEGIKKAADAYRRTLLTPNTKRFLGLLTKLS; from the coding sequence ATGTCAAATTCAGCATTCGAGAATGTTACCGTCGCACCGATGGATGAGTATAACCAGACATTGGTTTCTCACGTTCATCCACCGGATTGGGTTAATCCTAAACCCGCTAGCTGTTACGACTTAGTGGTGATTGGCGCGGGTACGGCTGGATTAGTCGTGGCGGCAGGTGCGGCGGGTTTAGGCTTGGGTTTGAAAGTTGCTTTGATTGAAAAGCATCTAATGGGTGGGGATTGCTTGAATGTGGGGTGCGTGCCTTCCAAGTGCATGATTCGATCTTCTCGTGTGGTTGCCGAGATGCGAGAAGCAAAAAACTACGGGGTGCATGTCCCAGAAGAGATTCAAGTTGATTTTCCTGCCGTAATGCAACGGATGCGTAGAATCCGGGCAAGTATTAGTCCTCATGATTCGGCGGAACGTTTCCAACAGCTTGGGGTTGATGTCTTTTTGGGTAGTGGTCGTTTTTTGAGTGACAACACGATTGAAGTGGGGAGTGAGACTCTCCGGTTTAAGAAAGCGGTGATTGCGACGGGGGCTAGGGCAGCACGATTATCGATTGAGGGGATGGAAGAGGCGGGGTATCTGACGAATGAAAGTGTTTTTTCCCTTACCGAACGACCAAGCTGTATAGCATTGATTGGGGGTGGCCCCCTTGATTGCGAATTAGCTCAGGCGTTTCGGCGTTTGGGGAGTGAGGTGGTATTGTTCCATCGCAGTTCTCATATCTTGAATAAAGAGGATGCCGACGCGGCGGAAGTTGTTCAGAAGGTGTTTATTCGGGAAGGAATTCGCTTGGTGCTGGGTTCTGAAGTGAAGCGGGTAGTCAAGTCGAGTGAAGGTAAGACAGTCTATTTTACCCATCAGGGTCAGGAGGAGTCGATTACGGTTGATGAAATTTTGGTGGGTGTCGGACGTGCTCCTAATGTGGAAGGGCTGAATTTAGATGCAGTTGGGGTAGAGTACGACCAGAAGCAAGGGGTGAAGGTGAATGATTACCTGCAAACGACGAACCCCCGAATTTATGCCGCAGGCGACATCTGCATGAACTGGAAGTTTACTCATGCGGCGGATGCGGCGGCACGGATTGTGATTAAAAATACTTTGTTTTCACCGTTTGGTTTAGGACGTTCTAAACTGAGTAGTTTGGTGATGCCTTGGGTCACGTATACTGACCCAGAGGTTGCCCATGTGGGATTGTATGAATGGGAAGCGAGGGAAAAGGGGATTGCGGTAGAGGCAATCGCCATTCCTTTAAGTCAGGTGGATCGAGCGATCGCAGATGGTGAGGAGGAAGGGTTTGTTAAAATCCTGCACCGGAAGGGTTCGGATCAGATTTTGGGGGCGACGATTGTAGCTCGTCATGCGGGTGAGATGATTTCGGAAGTGACGACGGCAATTGTGGGTAAGGTGGGTTTGAGCCGGTTAAGTGGTGTGATTCATCCTTATCCTACTCAGGCGGAAGGGATTAAGAAGGCGGCGGATGCTTATCGTCGCACGTTGCTCACGCCGAATACTAAGCGGTTTTTGGGGTTGTTGACGAAGTTGTCGTAA